A window of candidate division KSB1 bacterium contains these coding sequences:
- a CDS encoding GNAT family N-acetyltransferase produces MLNCKILSLVDKQVWKECFQKLPLEQQDVYYTPEYYELYENYGDGKAQCFVFEKDGEIALYPFLMNSVNELGYDLDDTYFDIQGAYGYNGVLSSSYDKKFIDSFYNVVDDYCINNNVVAEFTRFQPVLGNDRFDNGYWNIIYDRTTVFIKLSEYDDLDDIWQKAYSKEARKNCRKAEKQQLYHTLAEDKDEFSRFYNLYLETMQYIQSTDYYLFSEEFFRQIADLKQQQELILVWKENQLLGCFSILFTKHYAHNFLSAGSVNHRKLPINDYMQNLAIQKAFDKGCRYIHFGGGNSKNEYDSLFKFKSKFSKSRLNFKIGKKIHHDKIYQEVKQQWEHKYPKHYNQNKHRLLGYRDIQ; encoded by the coding sequence ATGCTAAATTGTAAAATTTTATCTTTAGTAGACAAACAAGTGTGGAAGGAATGTTTCCAAAAATTGCCTTTAGAGCAACAAGATGTTTATTACACCCCTGAATATTATGAATTATACGAAAATTACGGTGATGGAAAAGCTCAATGTTTTGTTTTTGAAAAGGATGGAGAAATTGCGCTTTATCCTTTTTTAATGAATTCAGTGAATGAGTTGGGTTATGATCTGGATGATACATATTTCGATATTCAAGGTGCTTATGGCTATAATGGGGTATTGAGTTCATCTTATGATAAAAAATTTATTGATAGCTTTTATAATGTTGTTGATGATTATTGTATAAATAACAATGTTGTTGCGGAATTTACACGATTTCAGCCAGTTTTAGGGAATGATAGATTTGATAATGGCTACTGGAATATTATATATGACAGAACAACGGTTTTTATTAAATTATCTGAATATGATGATTTGGATGATATTTGGCAAAAAGCTTATTCTAAAGAAGCCCGAAAAAACTGTAGAAAAGCCGAAAAACAGCAATTATATCATACATTAGCTGAAGACAAGGATGAATTTTCTAGGTTCTATAATTTATATTTAGAGACAATGCAGTATATTCAATCCACTGATTATTATTTGTTTTCAGAAGAGTTTTTCCGACAAATAGCCGACTTAAAACAGCAACAGGAACTAATACTGGTTTGGAAAGAAAATCAACTATTGGGATGTTTTTCAATTTTATTTACAAAACATTATGCCCATAACTTCCTTTCGGCTGGTTCGGTAAATCACAGAAAATTACCTATCAATGACTATATGCAAAATTTAGCAATTCAGAAAGCTTTTGATAAAGGATGCAGATATATCCATTTTGGCGGCGGCAATTCCAAAAATGAATATGACTCATTATTTAAGTTTAAATCAAAATTTTCCAAAAGCAGGCTTAATTTTAAGATTGGCAAAAAAATTCATCATGATAAGATATATCAGGAAGTAAAACAACAATGGGAGCATAAATATCCGAAGCATTATAATCAAAACAAGCATCGTTTATTAGGATATCGGGATATACAATGA
- a CDS encoding MATE family efflux transporter, with amino-acid sequence MKTSDRVILNSIVLYGKLIVVLIIGLISTRLVLAALGETDYGIYSLVAGVVGMLAFLKAILSSASMRFLSHSLGKNDDLFLKKTFNTALFLHLVLGLALLIIIEVGGYFMFEYYLNIPENRMQAAKTVFHFVTLSTFVTVALTPYDAIMNAHEDLFMLSVFDLVGNFIRLAAARISFICQL; translated from the coding sequence TTGAAAACTTCCGATAGAGTTATTCTTAATAGCATTGTGCTGTATGGTAAACTAATTGTTGTATTAATCATCGGGTTGATTAGTACTCGATTAGTTTTAGCCGCCCTGGGGGAAACAGATTATGGAATCTATTCGCTGGTAGCCGGAGTGGTTGGTATGTTGGCATTCTTAAAAGCTATTTTGTCGAGTGCTTCCATGCGTTTTTTATCACATAGTCTTGGAAAAAATGATGATTTATTTTTAAAAAAAACGTTTAACACCGCTCTCTTTTTACACCTGGTTCTTGGATTAGCTTTATTAATAATCATTGAAGTGGGTGGATATTTTATGTTTGAATACTATCTCAACATTCCTGAAAACAGGATGCAGGCAGCAAAAACCGTGTTTCATTTTGTTACATTATCTACTTTTGTTACTGTTGCATTAACTCCTTATGATGCTATAATGAATGCACATGAAGATTTATTTATGCTTTCTGTTTTTGATTTGGTTGGTAATTTTATTCGGTTGGCCGCAGCCCGTATATCTTTCATTTGCCAGCTATAA
- the purN gene encoding phosphoribosylglycinamide formyltransferase: MKKKSFAILISGYGRGAIDIINEYKNGLIGPSLELLLSSNNESYALNVAKQNGIKTETINKKNFQSKKAFEKEILSILKSNKIDYVFLAGWKYIIGDTILKEFNKRIVNIHNSLLPSFKGLKAIDQALEYGVKITGITTHLVDESLDGGKIIMQQAVNIDDDDDFKSVDMKVFRAGTIISIKTINKIFK, translated from the coding sequence ATGAAAAAAAAATCTTTTGCCATTTTAATTTCTGGTTATGGCCGCGGAGCTATTGATATTATAAATGAATACAAAAATGGTTTAATAGGACCAAGCTTGGAACTTTTATTAAGTAGCAATAATGAATCTTACGCTTTAAATGTTGCAAAACAAAATGGAATAAAAACAGAAACAATTAATAAAAAAAATTTTCAGAGTAAAAAAGCATTTGAAAAGGAAATACTTTCAATTTTAAAATCAAATAAAATTGATTATGTTTTTTTGGCCGGATGGAAATATATTATTGGGGATACAATTCTAAAAGAATTTAATAAAAGAATTGTAAATATTCATAATTCTTTGTTGCCTAGTTTTAAAGGACTTAAAGCAATTGACCAAGCCCTTGAATATGGCGTAAAAATAACTGGCATAACAACGCATTTGGTCGACGAGTCATTAGACGGTGGTAAAATTATTATGCAGCAAGCAGTTAATATAGATGATGATGATGATTTTAAAAGTGTTGATATGAAGGTCTTTAGAGCAGGAACGATTATTAGTATAAAAACAATAAATAAGATATTTAAGTAG
- a CDS encoding class I SAM-dependent methyltransferase → MILNKKSQVMCNLILCPVCKSNNIIIFFTDNRNRFELLKCNECKLQFKRSANKINYENLDFDDYSIYNFSRKNEVKDLIKILKSYDFENENLSVLEIGCGTGSLLNEFHNYGIHKLYGIEPSQVACDYAKETFNLNIINGYFSHNSLSEKVDIIILYDVIEHLNKPHALFYEIGKYMTKDTLLLIKTGNTSSLNAKVSKSHWRYYQGEQHVVFYNKKSLKNLLNQHNLEIVNFYFFKHAYGGVHLRFFLKKIIKGLIVRVLFWLNLYVNKNNSYSVALVNDHFIAAIRKKHIG, encoded by the coding sequence ATGATTTTAAATAAAAAAAGTCAAGTTATGTGTAATTTAATATTATGCCCTGTATGCAAATCTAACAATATTATCATTTTTTTTACTGATAATAGAAATAGATTTGAACTCTTAAAATGTAATGAATGTAAATTACAATTTAAACGTTCTGCAAATAAAATCAATTATGAAAATCTAGATTTTGATGATTATTCAATTTATAATTTTTCAAGAAAAAATGAAGTGAAAGACCTAATAAAGATTTTAAAGTCATACGATTTTGAAAACGAAAACCTTTCTGTTTTAGAAATAGGTTGTGGTACTGGATCTTTATTGAATGAATTTCATAATTATGGAATTCATAAATTGTATGGTATTGAACCATCACAAGTTGCCTGTGATTATGCAAAAGAAACATTTAATTTAAATATAATTAATGGATATTTTAGTCACAATAGTTTAAGTGAAAAAGTTGACATTATTATTCTATATGATGTTATAGAGCATTTGAACAAACCTCATGCATTATTTTACGAGATTGGAAAATATATGACGAAAGATACCTTGTTACTTATTAAAACAGGAAATACTAGTTCTTTAAATGCAAAAGTTTCCAAATCGCATTGGAGGTATTATCAAGGAGAACAGCATGTTGTATTTTACAACAAAAAATCACTTAAAAATTTGTTGAATCAGCATAATTTAGAAATTGTCAATTTTTATTTCTTTAAGCATGCATACGGAGGTGTACATCTTCGCTTTTTTTTAAAGAAAATAATAAAAGGATTGATAGTAAGAGTTTTATTCTGGCTAAATCTCTATGTTAATAAAAACAATAGTTATTCTGTAGCTTTAGTAAATGACCACTTTATTGCAGCAATACGCAAAAAACATATAGGATAA
- a CDS encoding glycosyltransferase family 4 protein, producing MNTKKIKVVWLCHFTNKDVQDHIKPFKRIGEIAPWIPTSLKIWENDPRLELHVISPHEYIKGIKKYTKEGINYYFYNAHMPLIGRHWPGFLKWDYISNYKKNRRITKKLVNQINPDIIHLHGAENAYYSSTALQFINTYPTILTLQGFISKTSKINSTKVKKRIAVESEILRRIKNAFYRTNTMANDIKGFNPNINLFWNTYPKSEINYPQNISKKYDLVFFARIAKDKGIEDLLKALSMIKKKKPNISLCVIGSGNIEPFKRIAEELGVHNNVEWAGFLPTQNDVHKMASKAKISVLPTYHDIISGTILESMFLKIPVVAYNVGSIHEVNEKEEIISLVDKLDVKGLAKAIENLLDNPDLRKERAEKSYKRAHKMFAHSDDEIRKSLLKAYRSVINDFK from the coding sequence ATGAATACTAAAAAAATAAAAGTTGTTTGGCTATGTCACTTTACCAACAAGGATGTTCAAGACCATATTAAGCCATTTAAACGAATAGGGGAAATTGCCCCCTGGATTCCAACATCTCTTAAAATATGGGAAAACGATCCTCGCCTTGAATTACACGTTATCTCCCCACATGAATATATCAAAGGAATAAAGAAATATACCAAGGAAGGTATTAATTATTATTTCTACAATGCACATATGCCTTTAATTGGCAGGCATTGGCCAGGTTTTTTAAAATGGGATTATATTTCAAACTACAAGAAAAATAGGCGGATAACAAAAAAATTAGTAAACCAAATAAACCCCGATATTATCCATTTACACGGAGCAGAAAATGCTTATTATTCCTCTACGGCTTTACAGTTTATTAATACGTATCCAACCATTCTAACTCTGCAAGGGTTTATTTCTAAGACTAGCAAAATTAACTCAACTAAGGTAAAAAAACGTATAGCTGTTGAATCTGAAATCCTAAGAAGAATTAAAAATGCTTTTTATCGGACCAATACAATGGCAAACGATATAAAAGGTTTTAACCCAAATATTAATTTGTTTTGGAATACGTATCCGAAATCTGAAATCAATTACCCTCAAAATATTTCAAAAAAATACGATTTGGTATTTTTTGCTCGCATAGCAAAAGATAAGGGAATAGAGGATTTATTAAAAGCACTTAGCATGATTAAAAAGAAAAAACCAAATATATCGCTTTGTGTTATAGGAAGTGGTAATATTGAACCTTTTAAGCGTATTGCTGAGGAGTTAGGAGTGCACAACAATGTGGAATGGGCCGGTTTTCTCCCTACCCAAAATGATGTGCATAAAATGGCATCTAAAGCCAAAATTAGTGTTCTCCCAACTTATCACGATATTATTTCAGGAACTATATTGGAAAGCATGTTTTTGAAAATCCCTGTTGTTGCCTATAATGTAGGTAGCATACATGAAGTCAATGAAAAAGAAGAAATAATCTCATTGGTTGATAAATTAGATGTAAAAGGGCTGGCTAAAGCTATTGAAAATTTGCTTGATAATCCTGATTTAAGAAAAGAGAGAGCTGAGAAAAGTTATAAACGCGCACATAAAATGTTTGCGCATTCGGATGATGAGATTAGGAAAAGCTTGTTGAAAGCTTATAGAAGTGTAATTAATGATTTTAAATAA